In Nocardioides sp. zg-1228, a single window of DNA contains:
- a CDS encoding DUF6596 domain-containing protein codes for MTLPQDPLAEVVREEWGRLVALLLAQFRRLDLVEDALGDAVEAASRTWPLDGVPASPPAWLMTAARRRVLDRLRTEDVARRKEQLLLVDAEQHQQGARTMADAGSLVEDDVLRLVLMCAHPALAPEAASALSLRLVLGVPTADIARLFLVPEPTMAARITRAKKRIVGAGIPFGVPDASVLPDRMDMVAQTAYLAFTAGYAPGTGPDLLRADQAGEAIRLVRVVLALRPGEPALVALLALMLLQHSRRDARVRDGRLVLLADQDRDRWHHDDIAEATRLLAHPVLTGALTALAASYVLQARIAAEHATAPSTEDTRWDRVVGLYDLLLRVAPSPSARLARAVAVAVAEQHGPAAGLEALEGLEIPASHRPAAVRAELLSRAGDTDAARAAYDQAIAACRNEVELAFLVAQRDAL; via the coding sequence ATGACCCTCCCCCAGGACCCCCTCGCCGAGGTCGTGCGCGAGGAGTGGGGCCGTCTGGTGGCCCTGCTCCTCGCGCAGTTCCGTCGCCTCGACCTCGTCGAGGACGCGCTGGGCGACGCCGTCGAGGCGGCCAGCCGCACCTGGCCGCTCGACGGTGTGCCCGCCAGCCCGCCCGCCTGGCTGATGACCGCCGCGCGCCGCCGGGTGCTCGACCGGCTGCGCACCGAGGACGTGGCCCGGCGCAAGGAGCAGCTGCTGCTCGTCGACGCCGAGCAGCACCAGCAAGGAGCCCGCACGATGGCCGACGCCGGCAGCCTGGTCGAGGACGACGTGCTGCGCCTGGTGCTGATGTGCGCCCACCCGGCGCTGGCGCCGGAGGCGGCCAGCGCCCTCAGCCTCCGGCTGGTGCTCGGCGTGCCGACCGCCGACATCGCACGGCTCTTCCTCGTGCCCGAGCCGACGATGGCCGCGCGGATCACCCGGGCCAAGAAGCGCATCGTCGGGGCCGGCATCCCCTTCGGGGTCCCCGACGCCTCCGTGCTGCCCGACCGGATGGACATGGTCGCCCAGACGGCCTACCTCGCCTTCACCGCCGGCTACGCCCCCGGCACAGGCCCCGACCTGCTGCGCGCCGACCAGGCCGGCGAGGCGATCAGGCTGGTGCGCGTGGTGCTCGCCCTGCGCCCTGGCGAGCCCGCGCTCGTCGCGCTGCTTGCGCTGATGCTGCTGCAGCACTCGCGGCGCGACGCCCGGGTGCGCGACGGGCGGCTGGTGCTGCTCGCCGACCAGGATCGCGACCGCTGGCACCACGACGACATCGCCGAGGCGACGCGGCTGCTCGCCCACCCCGTCCTGACCGGCGCGCTGACCGCGCTCGCCGCGTCCTACGTCCTGCAGGCACGCATCGCCGCCGAGCACGCCACCGCGCCGAGCACCGAGGACACCCGCTGGGACCGCGTCGTCGGCCTCTACGACCTGCTGCTGCGGGTGGCGCCGTCGCCCTCGGCACGGCTGGCGCGAGCGGTCGCGGTCGCGGTCGCCGAGCAGCACGGGCCGGCCGCCGGGCTCGAGGCGCTGGAGGGCCTGGAGATCCCCGCCAGCCACCGTCCGGCCGCCGTGCGCGCCGAGCTGCTCTCCCGCGCCGGCGACACCGACGCGGCGCGGGCGGCGTACGACCAAGCCATCGCCGCCTGCCGCAACGAGGTCGAGCTGGCGTTCCTCGTGGCCCAGCGCGATGCGCTCTAG
- a CDS encoding YciI family protein — protein sequence MKYLVLLMDDGDELPWDEQTDEEKAATMAKFGEFDAACAARDGVEILAGEALAGPESATTVRPRGGRLQVSEGPFAEAVEAMGGFYLVEAPDLDVLLEVLPALPAYDLHVQPAVDMG from the coding sequence ATGAAGTACCTGGTGCTGTTGATGGACGACGGCGACGAGTTGCCCTGGGACGAGCAGACGGACGAGGAGAAGGCCGCCACCATGGCGAAGTTCGGCGAGTTCGACGCGGCCTGCGCGGCGCGCGACGGCGTGGAGATCCTCGCCGGCGAGGCGCTCGCCGGCCCGGAGTCGGCGACCACCGTCCGCCCGCGCGGCGGGCGGCTGCAGGTGAGCGAGGGCCCCTTCGCCGAGGCGGTCGAGGCGATGGGCGGCTTCTACCTGGTCGAGGCACCCGACCTCGACGTGCTCCTCGAGGTGCTCCCGGCGTTGCCCGCCTACGACCTGCACGTGCAGCCCGCGGTGGACATGGGCTGA
- a CDS encoding YciI family protein has translation MSRYLILLPAPEAAWDDLPPEEHEMGHRSHGEFQRDLEAEGHILVTGGPLEPSVQATSMRPDGAGGALVTDGPFSETTEQVVGFYLVDSTDETALRATCERFAARGEHIEFRRMAE, from the coding sequence ATGAGCCGATACCTGATCCTGCTGCCCGCCCCCGAGGCGGCGTGGGACGACCTGCCGCCCGAGGAGCACGAGATGGGGCACCGCTCGCACGGCGAGTTCCAGCGCGACCTCGAGGCCGAGGGCCACATCCTCGTCACCGGCGGCCCGCTCGAGCCGTCCGTGCAGGCGACGTCCATGCGCCCCGACGGGGCCGGGGGCGCGCTGGTCACCGACGGGCCGTTCAGCGAGACCACCGAGCAGGTGGTCGGCTTCTACCTCGTCGACTCCACCGACGAGACGGCACTGCGCGCGACGTGCGAGCGGTTCGCCGCCCGCGGCGAGCACATCGAGTTCCGTCGGATGGCGGAGTGA
- a CDS encoding YciI family protein, producing MSRYVLFIAYESSEWDAASAEVRESYYRDHEAFSAFVAAHGTEHASGALADAERATTVRHRGGTRDGEIVVTEGPFAETAEQLGGYYDVELPDLDHAVRAAALLPATYSVEIRPTISIG from the coding sequence ATGAGCCGCTACGTGCTGTTCATCGCCTACGAGTCCTCGGAGTGGGACGCCGCGAGTGCGGAGGTCCGCGAGTCCTACTACCGCGACCACGAGGCGTTCTCCGCCTTCGTCGCCGCGCACGGCACCGAGCACGCCTCGGGTGCCCTCGCCGACGCCGAGCGGGCGACGACGGTGCGACACCGCGGCGGCACCCGCGACGGCGAGATCGTGGTGACCGAGGGCCCGTTCGCGGAGACCGCCGAGCAGCTGGGCGGCTACTACGACGTGGAGCTGCCCGACCTCGACCACGCCGTCCGGGCTGCGGCGCTGCTGCCCGCCACGTACTCGGTCGAGATCCGACCCACCATCTCCATCGGCTGA